A single region of the Pararhodospirillum photometricum DSM 122 genome encodes:
- a CDS encoding ABC transporter substrate-binding protein, with protein MRPIAQTLAGSAVLLAVAALALPAQARDLTVVSWGGAYQEAQKKVYFQPFAKETNTPTLDESWDGGIGVLRAKVEGGQATWDVVQVESEELALGCDEGLFETLDFARLGGADQYMKEAVSTCGVGSIVYNFVLGYDKNVLKDAPKGWADFFDTTKYPGKRALRGGPKTTLEIALIADGVAPKDVYKLLATDEGVDRAFRKLDTIKSSLVFWKSGAQPPQLLASGDVVMTSIYNGRVDAANRESGRNFGIVWDGSLFTLDSWVILKGSPNAEQAYKFLEYVGRAPVQAGLPQAIAYGVTNKGANALIPPARVADLPTAEANMANAVEISSAFWLENIDRLTERFNKWASVQ; from the coding sequence ATGCGACCGATTGCCCAAACGCTTGCCGGTTCCGCTGTCCTCCTGGCCGTCGCGGCCCTGGCGCTGCCGGCCCAGGCCCGCGATCTGACGGTCGTGTCCTGGGGCGGAGCGTACCAGGAAGCCCAGAAGAAAGTTTATTTCCAGCCGTTTGCCAAGGAAACCAACACGCCCACTCTCGACGAGTCGTGGGACGGCGGCATCGGTGTGCTGCGCGCCAAGGTGGAAGGCGGGCAGGCCACCTGGGATGTCGTCCAGGTCGAAAGCGAGGAACTCGCCCTGGGCTGCGACGAAGGCCTGTTCGAGACCCTTGATTTCGCCCGCCTGGGCGGCGCCGACCAATACATGAAGGAAGCCGTCTCGACCTGTGGCGTCGGCTCCATCGTGTACAACTTCGTGCTGGGTTACGACAAGAACGTGCTCAAGGACGCCCCCAAGGGCTGGGCCGACTTCTTTGATACCACCAAGTACCCGGGCAAACGCGCGTTGCGTGGCGGCCCCAAAACCACCTTGGAAATCGCCCTCATCGCCGACGGCGTGGCCCCCAAGGATGTGTACAAGCTGCTGGCCACCGACGAGGGTGTGGACCGCGCCTTCCGCAAACTCGACACCATCAAAAGCTCTTTGGTGTTCTGGAAGTCGGGCGCCCAGCCGCCCCAGTTGCTGGCCTCGGGCGACGTGGTCATGACCTCGATTTATAACGGCCGCGTTGATGCCGCCAACCGCGAGAGCGGGCGCAACTTCGGCATCGTCTGGGATGGGTCTTTGTTCACCCTGGACAGCTGGGTCATCCTCAAGGGCTCGCCCAACGCCGAACAGGCCTACAAGTTCCTGGAGTACGTCGGCCGCGCCCCCGTGCAGGCCGGGCTGCCCCAGGCGATTGCCTATGGTGTGACCAACAAGGGCGCCAACGCCCTGATCCCGCCGGCCCGCGTTGCCGATCTGCCCACCGCCGAAGCCAACATGGCCAACGCCGTTGAAATTTCCTCGGCCTTCTGGCTGGAGAACATCGACCGCCTGACCGAGCGCTTCAACAAGTGGGCCTCCGTCCAGTAA
- a CDS encoding ABC transporter permease, producing MTTSLKTRLRRAERRRQLGAFGLIAPLLLFLAITFVVPIADMMRRAVHDTELSAVWPRVTSAMVTWSDRSRAPEELVFAALAADLRDSQKAKTLATAARRLNYDYNGARSLVFSTARALPASATAWTEVIVKADPRWQDPEVWAAIDRASGPLTSFFLLQALDLERDPQGALRAAPANESIYLNVLGRTFSVAFSVTVMCLLLGFPVAYLLAVLPDRHAYPLMILVMLPFWTSLLVRTAAWVVLLQDKGLVNEALLTLGVIDEPLRLIFNRVGVVIAMTHVLLPFLILPLYSVMKGIKPVYMRAALSLGARPTVAFLKVYIPQTLPGVAAGTLLTFILALGYYITPALVGGASDQMISHFIAFYTSDTVNWGMAAALGSVLLVATLILYSVYTRLVGGTQMKNG from the coding sequence ATGACCACCAGTCTCAAAACCCGTCTGCGTCGCGCCGAACGGCGGCGCCAACTGGGGGCCTTCGGCCTGATCGCCCCGCTTTTGCTGTTTTTGGCGATCACGTTCGTGGTGCCCATCGCCGACATGATGCGTCGCGCCGTCCACGATACCGAATTGTCGGCGGTGTGGCCCCGCGTCACGTCGGCCATGGTCACGTGGTCGGATCGCTCCCGCGCGCCTGAGGAACTGGTGTTTGCCGCCCTGGCCGCCGATCTGCGCGACAGCCAGAAGGCGAAGACCCTGGCCACCGCCGCGCGGCGCCTCAACTACGATTACAATGGCGCGCGCTCCTTGGTGTTCTCCACCGCCCGCGCGCTGCCCGCCAGCGCCACCGCCTGGACCGAGGTCATCGTCAAGGCCGACCCGCGCTGGCAAGATCCCGAGGTCTGGGCGGCCATCGACCGGGCAAGCGGCCCGCTGACCAGCTTTTTCTTGCTCCAGGCCCTTGATCTGGAACGCGATCCCCAGGGCGCCTTGCGCGCGGCGCCGGCTAACGAATCCATTTATCTCAATGTGTTGGGCCGGACGTTTAGCGTGGCGTTCAGCGTCACCGTGATGTGCCTTCTGCTGGGCTTTCCCGTGGCCTACCTGCTGGCCGTTTTGCCCGATCGCCACGCCTATCCCCTGATGATCCTGGTCATGCTGCCTTTTTGGACCTCGCTCCTGGTGCGCACCGCTGCCTGGGTGGTTTTGTTGCAAGACAAGGGGTTGGTCAACGAGGCCCTGCTGACCCTGGGGGTGATCGACGAGCCTTTGCGGCTGATCTTCAACCGGGTGGGTGTCGTCATCGCCATGACCCATGTGCTGCTGCCCTTCCTGATCTTGCCGCTGTACTCGGTCATGAAGGGGATCAAGCCGGTCTACATGCGGGCCGCCTTGTCGCTGGGGGCCCGGCCCACCGTGGCCTTCCTCAAGGTGTATATCCCCCAGACCCTGCCCGGGGTGGCGGCGGGCACCTTGCTGACCTTCATTCTGGCGCTGGGCTACTACATCACCCCGGCCCTGGTCGGCGGGGCCTCGGACCAGATGATCAGTCATTTTATTGCCTTCTACACCTCCGACACGGTCAACTGGGGCATGGCCGCCGCGCTGGGGTCGGTGCTGCTGGTCGCCACCTTGATCCTCTATAGCGTGTATACGCGCCTCGTCGGCGGCACGCAGATGAAAAACGGCTGA
- a CDS encoding ABC transporter permease has protein sequence MQGHSLTLEERAWKTALWTAAVLTFVFLIAPLLAIVPLSFNGGPFLTYPMQGFSLKWYEIVFTDPAWARSLKNSLIVGVTSTLLATVLGTLAAVGLQRARFRGRGLIMAVLLSPMIVPVVIVGVGFYLFFAPLGLTASYGGLILAHTALAAPFVVITVNATLQGFDTSLARAASSLGAGPLLTFRKITLPLIAPGVASGALFAFATSFDEVVVVLLVAGPGQRTLPREMFSGIRENISPTIMAVATLLIVFSTALLVTLEILRRRNEKMRGVRS, from the coding sequence ATGCAAGGTCATTCCCTCACCCTTGAGGAACGCGCCTGGAAGACGGCTTTGTGGACGGCCGCCGTTCTGACGTTCGTGTTCCTCATCGCGCCACTGCTCGCCATTGTACCTCTGTCCTTCAACGGCGGCCCGTTCCTCACCTATCCCATGCAGGGCTTTTCCCTGAAGTGGTACGAGATCGTGTTTACCGATCCGGCCTGGGCTCGTTCCTTGAAGAACAGCCTGATCGTTGGCGTGACCTCCACCCTCCTGGCCACCGTGTTGGGTACCTTGGCGGCGGTGGGCTTGCAGCGGGCGCGGTTTCGCGGCCGGGGGCTGATTATGGCGGTGTTGCTGTCGCCGATGATTGTGCCGGTGGTTATCGTTGGCGTGGGCTTTTACCTGTTTTTTGCGCCGCTCGGCCTCACCGCCTCCTATGGCGGCCTGATCTTGGCCCACACCGCGTTGGCGGCGCCGTTTGTGGTGATCACCGTCAACGCGACCTTGCAGGGTTTCGACACGTCGTTGGCCCGCGCCGCCTCCAGCCTGGGGGCGGGGCCTTTGCTGACCTTTCGCAAGATCACTTTGCCCCTGATCGCGCCTGGGGTGGCCTCTGGCGCCTTGTTTGCCTTTGCCACGTCGTTTGATGAGGTGGTGGTCGTGTTGCTGGTGGCGGGGCCGGGGCAGCGGACCTTGCCGCGCGAGATGTTTAGCGGCATTCGCGAGAACATCAGCCCGACCATCATGGCCGTCGCCACCTTGCTGATCGTGTTTTCGACGGCCTTGCTGGTGACGTTGGAGATCTTGCGTCGGCGCAACGAGAAAATGCGCGGGGTGCGCTCTTAA
- a CDS encoding COQ9 family protein produces the protein MDMTELKDRILLAALPGVPLDGWSAHSLREGAVAAGLEPSAAERAFPGGALDAVIHFIDLADRLMAADMAAADTSVLRLHERVRLAIHLRLERWSLHREAVRRAAALLALPPNAAASVRSLYRTVDALWHTAGDRSMDINFYTKRAELAGIYASTLLVWLDDASEDSVQTWAFLDRRLNEAVRLRKARDRVRRSLQRLSTPLSRLAHKPAGLRRSVQIH, from the coding sequence ATGGATATGACCGAACTCAAGGACCGGATCTTACTCGCCGCCCTCCCCGGGGTCCCTCTCGACGGGTGGTCGGCCCACAGCTTACGCGAGGGGGCGGTGGCCGCCGGGCTGGAGCCCAGTGCGGCCGAGCGGGCCTTCCCTGGGGGAGCGCTGGACGCGGTCATCCATTTCATCGACCTTGCCGACCGCCTGATGGCCGCCGACATGGCCGCCGCCGACACCTCGGTGCTCCGCCTGCATGAACGGGTTCGCTTGGCCATCCATTTGCGCCTGGAGCGCTGGAGTTTGCACCGCGAGGCCGTGCGCCGGGCCGCCGCCTTGCTGGCCCTGCCGCCCAACGCCGCCGCCTCGGTGCGTTCGCTCTATCGCACCGTCGATGCCCTGTGGCACACGGCCGGCGACCGCAGCATGGACATCAACTTCTACACCAAGCGGGCCGAACTGGCCGGTATCTATGCCTCGACCCTGTTGGTGTGGCTCGACGATGCCTCGGAGGACTCGGTCCAGACCTGGGCCTTCCTCGACCGCCGCCTGAACGAAGCCGTGCGCCTGCGCAAAGCCCGCGACCGCGTGCGCCGCAGCCTCCAGCGCCTCTCAACCCCCCTGTCGCGCCTCGCCCACAAGCCGGCCGGCCTGCGTCGCTCGGTGCAAATCCACTAA
- the def gene encoding peptide deformylase: MALLKIARMGSPVLVNVARLVDDPMAPEIAHLMADMAETLADSGGVGLAAPQVHVPLRVILFHVPAERSGGEAVPLTTLINPSLTVLDDTEAAEWEGCLSLPGLTGRVARPRAIRYQGYDLMGRMVVRDAEGFHARVVQHELDHLNGVLYPMRLNDLADFGFVEEIRRALAPSPEDP; this comes from the coding sequence ATGGCCCTGCTCAAGATCGCCCGCATGGGAAGCCCGGTGTTGGTCAATGTCGCCCGCCTGGTGGACGACCCCATGGCCCCGGAGATCGCCCATCTGATGGCCGACATGGCCGAAACCCTGGCCGACTCCGGGGGCGTTGGCTTGGCCGCGCCGCAGGTTCACGTTCCTTTGCGGGTGATCTTGTTCCATGTCCCGGCCGAGCGCTCGGGCGGCGAGGCTGTGCCGCTCACGACCCTGATCAACCCCTCCCTCACCGTCTTGGACGACACCGAAGCCGCCGAGTGGGAAGGCTGCCTATCGCTGCCCGGCCTCACAGGGCGCGTGGCCCGGCCGCGCGCCATCCGCTATCAGGGCTACGACCTGATGGGCCGCATGGTGGTGCGCGACGCCGAGGGCTTCCATGCGCGCGTCGTCCAACACGAACTCGATCATCTCAACGGGGTCTTGTACCCCATGCGCCTGAACGACCTCGCTGATTTTGGTTTTGTTGAAGAAATCCGTCGGGCTCTGGCACCGTCCCCCGAGGATCCCTAA
- the rpsU gene encoding 30S ribosomal protein S21 — protein MVQVLVRDNNVDQALKALKKKMQREGVFREMKLRRNFEKPSEKKAREKAEAVRRARKLERKRLEREGF, from the coding sequence CTGGTTCAGGTTCTGGTGCGCGACAACAACGTCGATCAGGCGTTGAAGGCGCTGAAGAAGAAGATGCAGCGCGAGGGTGTTTTCCGCGAGATGAAGCTGCGCCGTAATTTCGAGAAGCCGTCGGAAAAGAAGGCCCGCGAAAAGGCCGAAGCCGTCCGTCGCGCCCGCAAGCTGGAGCGCAAGCGCCTGGAGCGCGAGGGCTTCTAA
- a CDS encoding ABC transporter ATP-binding protein, protein MPALRLEGVANAILGPLSFSVAEGESVALLGPSGSGKSTLLKIIAGLLPHQGRVYFDERDMSRVPAHRRGLGYMSQDPLLFPHLRIDTSLRLVLLFDRASAGQRGARTAETLHLCAIDHRADRRPATLSGGERQRAALARALVRRPRLLLLDEPFAALDPPTRRRLWDEVDALRRRLGMTLVLVTHSPEEAARLADRTMHLVNGHLV, encoded by the coding sequence ATGCCCGCCCTGCGGCTTGAGGGCGTGGCCAACGCCATCTTGGGGCCGCTGTCCTTCAGCGTCGCCGAGGGAGAGTCCGTGGCGCTGCTCGGTCCCTCGGGATCGGGCAAAAGCACCTTGTTGAAGATCATCGCCGGCCTGCTCCCCCACCAGGGCCGGGTCTACTTCGACGAGCGCGACATGAGCCGAGTCCCGGCCCATCGCCGAGGCTTAGGGTACATGAGCCAGGACCCCCTGCTCTTCCCCCATCTGCGGATCGACACCAGCTTGCGCCTTGTCCTGCTCTTCGACCGAGCCAGCGCCGGACAGCGCGGCGCCCGCACGGCGGAAACCCTGCACCTGTGTGCCATCGACCACCGAGCCGATCGCCGGCCGGCCACCCTCTCGGGCGGTGAACGCCAGCGGGCCGCCCTGGCGCGGGCCCTGGTGCGCCGCCCGCGCCTTTTGCTGCTCGACGAGCCCTTTGCCGCCCTCGACCCGCCCACCCGTCGGCGCCTGTGGGACGAGGTGGATGCCCTGCGCCGCCGCCTGGGCATGACCCTGGTCCTGGTCACCCACAGCCCCGAAGAGGCGGCCCGCCTCGCCGACCGGACCATGCACTTGGTCAACGGCCACTTGGTCTAG
- a CDS encoding ABC transporter permease, protein MPQTPLWAAVQERETLFAAGLSLKTSLTALGLALLFGVPAAYVLARHAFPGKALIEGLLDLPMVTPPLIAGMGLLFLLGRDAPVGGLLADAGLAVLFSPAGIIVAQAYVALSVLVRGARAAFEAVDPEVAGVAATLGLSPGWVFLLIEVPMAGRGLVSAAVLGWARALGEFGATLMVAGATRLHTETLPMAIYLNIASGEPGIAIACALVLMTLALTLLLLLRALSSHPARGPSAHARPAA, encoded by the coding sequence ATGCCCCAGACCCCCTTGTGGGCCGCCGTGCAAGAGCGCGAAACCCTGTTCGCGGCCGGTCTCTCGCTCAAAACATCACTGACCGCCCTGGGCCTCGCGCTGCTGTTCGGCGTGCCGGCCGCCTATGTCCTGGCCCGGCACGCGTTTCCCGGCAAGGCCCTGATCGAGGGCCTGCTCGACCTGCCGATGGTCACGCCGCCCCTGATCGCCGGCATGGGCCTGTTGTTCCTGCTCGGCCGCGACGCCCCGGTGGGCGGGCTGCTGGCCGACGCCGGCCTTGCGGTGCTGTTCTCACCGGCCGGCATCATCGTCGCCCAGGCCTATGTGGCGCTGTCGGTCTTGGTGCGTGGCGCCCGCGCCGCTTTCGAGGCGGTGGATCCCGAAGTTGCCGGCGTGGCCGCCACCTTGGGCCTCAGCCCCGGCTGGGTGTTTCTCCTGATCGAAGTTCCGATGGCCGGACGCGGTCTGGTGAGCGCCGCCGTGCTCGGCTGGGCCCGCGCCCTGGGAGAATTTGGCGCCACCTTGATGGTAGCCGGCGCCACCCGCCTTCACACGGAAACCCTGCCCATGGCTATTTATCTCAACATCGCCAGCGGCGAGCCCGGCATCGCCATCGCCTGCGCCCTGGTGCTGATGACCCTGGCCCTGACCTTGCTCTTGCTGCTGCGCGCCCTCTCCAGTCACCCCGCCCGCGGACCCTCGGCCCATGCCCGCCCTGCGGCTTGA
- a CDS encoding 2-oxoglutarate dehydrogenase E1 component: MEPSFLNGANAVYIAEVYSRYLEDPASVDPSWTAFFQDLTSGGQDLTDLIGDLRGPSWRTRGNKVIGAADPDASPAKPAKAPAKEAPREARAATPTVPLEETRQHILDSIRALMMIRTYRVRGHLMAKLDPLNLCPPEEHPELDYRTYGFTEKDLSREIFIDNVLGLEKASLAKIIEVIRETYCGTIGVEFMHIQSPEQKSWIQRRIEGERNHTKFTPEGKRAILERLTEAEGFERFLQVKYTGTKRFGLEGGETLIPALKQVLKRGSQLGMTEINVGMAHRGRLNVLTAIMHKPYRAIFSEFQGNSANPEDVQGSGDVKYHLGTSASREFDGVTVHMSLQANPSHLEAADPVVLGKVRAKQAQIGDTDRTKAVAVLIHGDAAFSGQGIVAECFGLSRLKGYRTGGTIHFVINNQIGFTTSPQYSRSGQYCTDIAKMVQAPILHVNGDDPEAVVHAARIATEFRQEFGVDVVVDMVCYRRQGHNEADEPAFTQPLMYKSIARHETTRTLYARVLVAEGVLTQADADQMVTNFTARLEEEYKAADTYRPNRADWLAGKWEGLEAMNGEEEFRQDPTSVTPETLRAVGKVLSTPPEGFETNPKILRQLKAKAEMVRTGRGFDWGTAEALAFGTLLQEGVPVRLSGQDSGRGTFSHRHAVLHDQATEARFIPLEHLGPDQARFEVIDSPLSEFSVLGFEYGYSLAEPKGLVMWEAQFGDFANGAQVIFDQFISSGESKWLRMSGLVVLLPHGYEGQGPEHSSARPERYLQLCAEDNMQVANVSTPANYFHVLRRQVRRNFRKPLILFTPKSLLRHKRCVSDIEAFTQAGFQRVIGEVDSTIVPEKVRRVVLCTGKVYYDLVQAREDREIDDVAIVRVEQLYPWPKDTLMRCLKAYPGAEVLWCQEEPANMGAWSFVDRRLEYILEELGSTVQRRAIYAGRPSSASPATGLYRKHNAEQAVLVEQALKWPRDTLPQPFRRVTRMSAIA, from the coding sequence GTGGAACCGTCTTTTCTGAATGGCGCCAACGCGGTCTACATTGCGGAAGTTTACAGCCGCTATCTTGAGGATCCGGCCTCGGTAGACCCGAGTTGGACCGCTTTTTTCCAGGACCTGACCAGCGGCGGGCAGGATCTGACCGACCTGATCGGGGATTTACGGGGGCCGTCGTGGCGCACACGGGGCAACAAGGTCATTGGCGCCGCCGATCCCGACGCCTCCCCGGCCAAACCCGCCAAGGCGCCGGCCAAGGAAGCGCCGCGCGAGGCCCGCGCCGCCACGCCCACCGTCCCGCTAGAGGAAACGCGCCAGCACATCTTGGATTCCATTCGCGCCCTGATGATGATCCGCACCTATCGAGTCCGCGGTCATCTGATGGCCAAGCTCGATCCCTTGAACCTGTGTCCGCCCGAGGAACATCCCGAGCTGGACTATCGCACCTATGGGTTCACGGAAAAAGATCTATCGCGCGAAATCTTCATCGACAACGTCCTGGGGCTGGAAAAGGCATCGCTCGCCAAGATCATTGAGGTGATCCGCGAGACCTACTGCGGCACCATCGGCGTCGAGTTCATGCACATCCAGTCGCCCGAGCAAAAAAGCTGGATCCAGCGCCGGATCGAGGGCGAGCGCAATCACACCAAATTCACCCCCGAGGGCAAGCGCGCCATCTTGGAGCGCCTGACCGAGGCCGAGGGCTTCGAGCGCTTCTTGCAGGTCAAGTACACGGGCACCAAGCGCTTCGGCCTGGAGGGCGGCGAGACCCTGATCCCCGCCCTGAAGCAGGTCCTCAAGCGCGGCAGCCAACTCGGCATGACCGAGATCAACGTCGGCATGGCCCATCGCGGCCGCCTGAACGTGCTGACCGCCATCATGCACAAGCCCTATCGGGCGATCTTCAGCGAGTTCCAGGGCAACAGCGCCAACCCCGAGGACGTGCAGGGCTCGGGCGACGTGAAGTACCACCTGGGGACCTCGGCCAGCCGCGAGTTCGACGGCGTGACCGTGCACATGTCCTTGCAGGCCAACCCGTCGCACCTCGAAGCCGCCGACCCGGTGGTGCTGGGCAAGGTCCGCGCCAAGCAAGCCCAGATCGGCGACACCGACCGCACCAAGGCCGTGGCCGTTTTGATCCATGGCGATGCCGCCTTCTCCGGCCAGGGCATCGTGGCCGAGTGCTTCGGCCTGTCGCGGCTCAAGGGCTACCGCACGGGCGGCACCATCCACTTTGTCATCAACAACCAGATTGGCTTCACCACCAGCCCGCAGTACAGCCGTTCCGGCCAGTACTGCACCGACATCGCCAAGATGGTTCAGGCCCCTATTTTGCACGTTAATGGCGACGACCCCGAGGCGGTGGTCCACGCCGCGCGCATCGCCACCGAATTCCGTCAAGAGTTTGGCGTGGACGTGGTCGTGGACATGGTGTGCTACCGGCGGCAGGGCCACAACGAAGCCGACGAGCCGGCCTTCACCCAGCCCCTGATGTACAAGTCCATCGCCCGCCATGAAACCACCCGCACCCTCTATGCCCGGGTGCTGGTCGCCGAAGGTGTGCTGACCCAGGCCGACGCCGACCAGATGGTCACCAACTTCACGGCCCGCCTGGAGGAGGAGTACAAGGCCGCCGACACCTACCGCCCCAACCGCGCCGACTGGCTGGCCGGCAAGTGGGAAGGGCTGGAGGCCATGAACGGCGAGGAGGAGTTCCGCCAAGACCCCACGTCGGTCACGCCCGAAACCCTGCGCGCCGTCGGCAAGGTTCTCAGCACGCCGCCCGAGGGCTTCGAGACCAACCCCAAAATCTTGCGCCAGCTCAAGGCCAAGGCCGAAATGGTGCGCACCGGCCGAGGCTTCGACTGGGGCACGGCCGAAGCGCTGGCCTTTGGCACCTTGCTGCAAGAAGGGGTGCCGGTGCGCCTCTCGGGCCAGGACTCGGGGCGCGGCACCTTCTCCCATCGCCATGCTGTGCTGCACGATCAGGCCACCGAGGCTCGCTTCATCCCCTTGGAGCACTTGGGCCCCGATCAGGCGCGCTTCGAGGTCATCGACAGCCCGCTATCCGAATTCTCGGTGCTGGGCTTCGAGTACGGCTATTCCCTGGCCGAGCCCAAGGGGCTGGTGATGTGGGAGGCCCAGTTCGGCGACTTCGCCAACGGTGCCCAGGTCATTTTCGACCAGTTCATCAGTTCGGGCGAATCCAAGTGGCTGCGCATGTCCGGCTTGGTCGTGCTGCTGCCCCATGGCTATGAGGGCCAGGGTCCCGAGCACTCGTCGGCCCGGCCAGAGCGCTATTTGCAGTTGTGCGCCGAGGACAACATGCAGGTGGCCAACGTCTCCACCCCGGCCAACTACTTCCATGTGCTGCGCCGTCAGGTTCGGCGCAACTTTCGCAAGCCCTTGATCTTGTTCACACCCAAGTCCCTGCTGCGGCACAAGCGCTGTGTGAGCGACATTGAGGCCTTTACCCAGGCTGGCTTCCAGCGCGTCATCGGCGAGGTCGATTCCACCATCGTCCCCGAGAAGGTGCGCCGCGTGGTCCTGTGCACCGGCAAGGTCTATTACGATCTGGTGCAGGCGCGCGAGGATCGGGAAATCGACGACGTGGCTATCGTGCGCGTCGAGCAGCTCTATCCCTGGCCCAAGGACACCTTGATGCGCTGCCTCAAGGCCTATCCCGGCGCCGAAGTGCTGTGGTGCCAGGAAGAGCCGGCCAACATGGGGGCTTGGAGCTTCGTGGACCGGCGCTTGGAATACATCTTGGAAGAACTGGGCAGCACGGTGCAGCGCCGGGCCATCTATGCTGGCCGGCCGTCTTCGGCCTCGCCGGCCACCGGCTTGTATCGCAAGCACAACGCCGAGCAGGCGGTCTTGGTTGAGCAGGCCCTCAAGTGGCCGCGCGATACCTTGCCCCAGCCCTTCCGCCGGGTCACGCGCATGAGCGCCATCGCCTAA
- the rplU gene encoding 50S ribosomal protein L21, translating into MFAVIKTGGKQYKVAENDVIDVEKLDAEEGATVAFDAVLAVGDRVGAPLVEGASVSAEVVSQFRAEKVIIFKKRRRQNYRRKGGHRQHLTRVRITGIAGA; encoded by the coding sequence ATGTTCGCGGTCATCAAGACGGGCGGCAAGCAGTACAAGGTCGCCGAGAACGACGTCATCGACGTCGAGAAGCTCGATGCCGAAGAGGGCGCCACGGTGGCGTTCGACGCCGTTCTCGCCGTTGGCGACCGCGTCGGCGCGCCCCTCGTGGAGGGTGCCTCTGTGTCTGCCGAAGTCGTCTCTCAGTTTCGCGCCGAGAAGGTTATCATCTTCAAGAAGCGCCGTCGGCAGAATTACCGCCGCAAGGGCGGTCATCGCCAGCACCTGACCCGGGTGCGCATCACGGGTATCGCCGGCGCCTAA
- the rpmA gene encoding 50S ribosomal protein L27 has product MAHKKAGGSSRNGRDSEGRRLGVKKFGGEAVVSGNIILRQRGTKYHPGANVGLGKDHTIFAVTDGAVKFHKGFRGRMFVSVVPAA; this is encoded by the coding sequence ATGGCACATAAAAAGGCCGGTGGCAGTTCCCGTAACGGACGCGATTCCGAGGGCCGTCGCCTTGGCGTTAAGAAGTTCGGCGGCGAAGCCGTCGTTTCGGGGAACATTATTCTGCGTCAGCGCGGCACCAAGTACCACCCGGGCGCCAACGTGGGTTTGGGCAAGGATCACACGATCTTCGCCGTGACCGATGGCGCCGTGAAGTTCCATAAGGGCTTCCGGGGTCGGATGTTTGTTTCGGTGGTGCCGGCGGCGTAA
- the obgE gene encoding GTPase ObgE, whose translation MKFLDEAKVFLQSGDGGNGCVAFRREKNIEFGGPDGGNGGRGGDVIVEAVANLNTLIDFRYQQHFKAPRGRDGSGDNRTGKSGETLEIKVPVGTVILAEDKETVLADLTRVGQRLTLATGGDGGFGNAHYKTSTNQAPRRADPGWPGEEMWVWLRLKLIADAGLVGLPNAGKSTLLAAVTRARPKIADYPFTTLHPNLGVVHQDGREFIIADIPGLIEGAHEGAGLGTRFLGHVERCAVLLHLVDATQDDVAQAWHTVRHELACHGEGLEEKAEIVALTKTDSLTPEAIEDKIMELNAACRRPVLAFSSVSGQGLAEVLRALGRHVDEARAERQRAQAALAQEFDDHDDAGAEDPTWTP comes from the coding sequence ATGAAATTTCTGGACGAAGCCAAGGTCTTCCTCCAAAGCGGTGACGGCGGCAATGGCTGCGTCGCCTTCCGACGCGAAAAAAACATCGAATTCGGCGGCCCCGATGGGGGCAACGGCGGACGCGGCGGCGATGTGATCGTCGAGGCCGTGGCCAACCTCAACACGCTGATCGATTTTCGCTACCAGCAGCACTTCAAAGCGCCGCGCGGGCGCGACGGCTCGGGCGACAACCGCACCGGCAAGTCGGGCGAGACGTTGGAGATCAAGGTGCCGGTCGGCACGGTCATCTTGGCCGAGGACAAGGAAACGGTGCTGGCCGACCTGACGCGGGTGGGGCAGCGCCTCACCTTGGCTACCGGCGGCGATGGCGGCTTTGGCAATGCCCACTACAAGACCTCGACCAATCAGGCGCCCCGGCGGGCTGACCCCGGCTGGCCGGGCGAGGAAATGTGGGTGTGGCTGCGCCTCAAGCTGATTGCCGACGCCGGACTGGTCGGCCTGCCCAACGCCGGCAAATCAACCTTGCTGGCCGCTGTGACCCGGGCCCGGCCCAAGATCGCCGACTATCCGTTCACGACCTTGCATCCCAATCTGGGTGTGGTCCATCAAGACGGCCGCGAGTTTATTATCGCGGACATTCCCGGCTTGATTGAAGGCGCGCACGAGGGGGCTGGTCTCGGCACGCGCTTCTTGGGCCACGTGGAACGCTGCGCCGTGCTGCTGCATCTAGTGGATGCCACCCAAGACGACGTGGCCCAGGCGTGGCACACGGTGCGCCACGAACTGGCCTGCCATGGCGAGGGGCTTGAGGAAAAGGCCGAAATCGTCGCCTTGACCAAGACCGATTCCCTGACGCCCGAGGCGATTGAAGACAAGATCATGGAGCTCAATGCGGCGTGCCGGCGTCCGGTGCTGGCCTTCTCCTCGGTGTCGGGGCAGGGGCTGGCCGAGGTGCTGCGCGCCCTGGGCCGTCACGTGGACGAGGCCCGCGCCGAGCGCCAGCGCGCCCAGGCTGCCTTGGCGCAGGAGTTCGACGACCACGACGACGCTGGTGCCGAGGACCCCACATGGACACCCTGA